In Nocardioides bizhenqiangii, the DNA window TCGTGAAGCCCACCTGCGTCATCGTGGTCACGCTGCCGGCCATGAGCGCGAACATACTCGCGGCGAAGATGATGCCGGCAGAGGTGATGACGGAGCCCGTTGCAGCGGTCGCCCGGGCGATGCCCTCCGCCGAGCCATCGGGTGCTTCCTCGTGCATCCGCTTGGTCAGCAGCAGGTTGTAGTCGGCTCCGACCGCGACCAGGATCGTGAACGACACCGCGGCCACCGTCCAGTCGATGTCGTGCCCCAGCGACAGCTGCCAGACCAGCACCGAGAGCCCGATCGCCGACGCGTAGGAGAGGACGACGGTCGCCATCAGCACGGCGGCTGCCACGAGGCTCCGCAGCAGCACCAGCAGTACCAGGAAGACCGCGATCAGTGCGGCCAGCGCGACCACGCGCATGTCGGACTGGGAGTAGTGGGCGAGGTCGGCGTTGGTCGCCGCCATTCCGGTCACGCTGACCTCCGCGTCGTCGAGCCGGGTGTCGTGGAACGACTGTTCGATCGTCTCGCGGATCTCGACGGTCCTGGCCGACGCCTCGTGGTCGAACGCATCGGTGCCGCCGAGCACGGCGAACCGGGCCGTGCGACCGTCGTCGGACAGGAACAGCCCGATGGCCGCGGCGAACCGCTCGTCCTCGAGCGCGGTCGGCGGCAGGTAGAACCCGCCGATGCCCGGATCCTTGGCGACCGCGCCGGTGCGGCGGAGGTACGTCGCAGCGCGGCTCAGTCCCTGTCGCAGCTCGGGCAGGGACGCGGCGACCTCCTCGGTGCCGCCCTCGAGCTGGTCGGCGCCGTCGGCGAGCTGGTCGGCGCCGTCGGCGAGCTGATCCGCCCCGTCAGCGAGACCACCGAGCTGGTCGGCGAACAGCTGCTGGCCGTCGGCGAGCCGGTCCGCGCCCTCCCGCGCGAGTCGGAGTCCGTCCCGCAGCCGGCGGAGGCCGTCCTGGAGGCCGACCGTGCCGTCGGCCAGCTGGTCGGCGGCCCGGGCGGCGTCCCGCAGACCGGGCAACAGCCGGTCGCGCTCGGCGACCCAGATCTGTCGGATCCCCTCGCGAGCCTGGCGGCATGCGGGATCCAGGTTGCAGGTCAGGCTCTTGGTGCGAAGCGCGTCGTAGGCGAGTCCGAGGCCGTCGACCGCGAGCTGGACCTGGTCCGCCCCGGTGCTCAGACCGCGGGCGAGCTGGCGCATGCCGGTCGCCAGCTGCCCCGTGCCCGCGACCGCGTCGTCGGCACCGGCCAGCAGCCGCCGTACTCCCAACTCGAGCTCGGCGGTCCCGCTGACCAGGCGGTCGGCGCCGCCGACGGCACTCTGCGCACCCTCGGCGAGTCGTCCGGTGCCGTCGCTGAGCTGGTCGGCCCCGTCCACCAGCTGTCCGGCCCCGTCGGCGAGCTGCTGGGCGCCCTCCTCGCCTTCGCCGACCCGGTCGGACGCCCGGTCGAGGCGGACGCCGACGATGCCGGCCTGGCGGGCGACTGTTGCCTTGGTGATCGGCTCGCCGAGGGGCCGGGTGATGCTGCGGACGAGCACCACGCCCTCCTCCTGCGCCGCCGCGGACGCCGCACGTTCCAGGAGGGCCAGGTCGCGCGCGTTGCGAAGGTCGTGGTCGGCCTGGATCAGCACGTAGTCGGGCAGGATCTCGTTGACCGGGTAGTGCCGGTCGAGCAGCGCGTAGCCCCGGTTGCTCTCGGTGTCGTCGGGCTGGGAGTCGCGGGTGTCGTAGCTGACGTCGAGCAGCGGGGCAAGGGCCGCGAGCGCGACCAGCGGCACCAGGGCGACCAACAGCATCCGGCCCGGACGAGTCGCGACCGCACCGGCGAGCCGGGGCCAGAACGCCCCGGTCCGCTCCGCGCGCGGCTCGCACCAGCCGCGGCTGCCGGCGAGCGCCAGCAACGCGGGCGTGAGCGTGATCGCGACCGCGAGGTTGATCGCGACGCTGACCGCGATCGCCGGACCGGTCGTGGTGAAGAACCCGAGCTCAGCGAGGAGCATGCAGCCGCAGGCGAGCACCACGGTCAGCGCCGAGCCGACGATCACGCTGGTGACCCGGGTGCCGGCGGTCGCCGCCGCCTCGCGGGGTTCGACACCTGCCCGCCGCAGCTCCTGGTAACGGCTCACCAGGAAGATCGCGTAGTCGGTGCCGGCACCGAGCACTACCGCCGTGAGGAAGGAGCCGCTGAAGGTCGAGACCGTGAAGACGCCGGCCAGGCCGCACCACGCCGTCACCGCACGGGCCAGACCGAGCCCGAGGCCGACCACGGTCAGCACCAGCGCCGTCACCGCGAACGAGCGGTAGATCAGCCACAGCAGGAGGGCGATCAGGCCGATGCTGACGACCGTGATCCGCAGCACGCTGTGCTCGGTCTCGGTGGCCAGGTCGGTGATGGTGGCGGTCGGCCCGGTCACCTCCGTGGTGAGCCCCGCGGGCGCCAGGTCGTCGACCACGTCCCGTACGGCGGTCACCTGCCGGATCGACGACGGGGCGCCGGTCTGCCCGGTGATGCCGACGAGGAGGTAGCGGGCCTCGCCGTCCTCGCTGGTCAGGGGATCGAGCAGCTCCGGGTCCTTCCGGACGTCCTGGACGAAGGACACGTTCTCCTCGTCCTTCGTCAGCACCTCGGCGAGCCGACCGGCGTACTTCCTGTCGGCCGGCACCAGACCGCCGTCCCGCTCCATCGCGATGACGACGAAGCTCTGGCTGCCTCCGTTGCCGAACGCCTCGTCCATCTCGGCGACAGCGACGATCGAGGGGGCGTGCTCCGGCACCACCGGCGAGGAGTCGCGGGCCGCGACCTCCTCGAGCTGCGGCACCAGGATGTTGAGGACGGCCGCCAGCGCCACCCAGGCCAGCACCACCCAGCCGGCCCGCGCCGCGGAGAACCGCGCCAGCCCCGAGACGCCTCCGTCGTCGGTCATCCCGCTCCCCATGGCTTCCTCGGTGTTCACTCCTTGCCACTGGCAAGCAGCATTTCACCGCAACCTAGGGCCCGCTCCTTGCCAGTGGCAAGCGGGTGTGACCCGGCTCATCTCAACCGCGACCCGGCTCATCTCAACGCTGACCCGGCTCGTTCAAACGCGACGGGTCGGCGTGCAGACGCGACGGGTCGGCGTGCAGATGCGACGGGTCGCGGTCAGACGGAGGTGGCGTCGCTGGCGGGGTCGACCAGGATCTTGGCGTGCCGTTCGGGATCGCCGAGCGCCTCGAACGCTCCGGCG includes these proteins:
- a CDS encoding MMPL family transporter; its protein translation is MTDDGGVSGLARFSAARAGWVVLAWVALAAVLNILVPQLEEVAARDSSPVVPEHAPSIVAVAEMDEAFGNGGSQSFVVIAMERDGGLVPADRKYAGRLAEVLTKDEENVSFVQDVRKDPELLDPLTSEDGEARYLLVGITGQTGAPSSIRQVTAVRDVVDDLAPAGLTTEVTGPTATITDLATETEHSVLRITVVSIGLIALLLWLIYRSFAVTALVLTVVGLGLGLARAVTAWCGLAGVFTVSTFSGSFLTAVVLGAGTDYAIFLVSRYQELRRAGVEPREAAATAGTRVTSVIVGSALTVVLACGCMLLAELGFFTTTGPAIAVSVAINLAVAITLTPALLALAGSRGWCEPRAERTGAFWPRLAGAVATRPGRMLLVALVPLVALAALAPLLDVSYDTRDSQPDDTESNRGYALLDRHYPVNEILPDYVLIQADHDLRNARDLALLERAASAAAQEEGVVLVRSITRPLGEPITKATVARQAGIVGVRLDRASDRVGEGEEGAQQLADGAGQLVDGADQLSDGTGRLAEGAQSAVGGADRLVSGTAELELGVRRLLAGADDAVAGTGQLATGMRQLARGLSTGADQVQLAVDGLGLAYDALRTKSLTCNLDPACRQAREGIRQIWVAERDRLLPGLRDAARAADQLADGTVGLQDGLRRLRDGLRLAREGADRLADGQQLFADQLGGLADGADQLADGADQLADGADQLEGGTEEVAASLPELRQGLSRAATYLRRTGAVAKDPGIGGFYLPPTALEDERFAAAIGLFLSDDGRTARFAVLGGTDAFDHEASARTVEIRETIEQSFHDTRLDDAEVSVTGMAATNADLAHYSQSDMRVVALAALIAVFLVLLVLLRSLVAAAVLMATVVLSYASAIGLSVLVWQLSLGHDIDWTVAAVSFTILVAVGADYNLLLTKRMHEEAPDGSAEGIARATAATGSVITSAGIIFAASMFALMAGSVTTMTQVGFTIGAGLLLDTFVVRSLLVPAIATLLGPRLWWPGGTAETA